In Chryseobacterium camelliae, one DNA window encodes the following:
- the ruvA gene encoding Holliday junction branch migration protein RuvA, which produces MIFSLQGLVQELTPTYAVINVQGVGYYIGISLMTSQTLTLRQEAFLYTQQIIREDAHLLFGFNTRSEKEMFNLLISVNGVGAVSALILLSTLSLDEIASAILSSNSALIQKAKGIGAKTAERIIVDLKDKVQKFSNPEENISTLANNKVKEESLSALEVLGIPKRMSEKIADRIIKQNPAVSVEELVKQILKNI; this is translated from the coding sequence ATGATATTTTCTTTACAAGGCCTGGTTCAGGAACTTACGCCAACCTATGCAGTAATTAATGTACAGGGAGTCGGCTATTACATCGGCATCAGCCTGATGACCTCACAGACTTTGACGTTGCGTCAGGAAGCTTTTCTATATACCCAGCAGATCATCCGGGAGGATGCGCACCTGCTTTTCGGTTTTAACACCCGTTCAGAAAAAGAGATGTTTAATCTGTTAATAAGCGTTAACGGAGTGGGAGCTGTCTCTGCCCTTATTTTATTGTCTACGCTCAGCCTGGATGAAATCGCTTCGGCCATCCTTTCTTCCAACAGTGCACTGATCCAGAAAGCAAAGGGGATCGGGGCAAAAACTGCTGAAAGGATTATCGTGGATTTAAAGGATAAAGTCCAAAAATTCAGCAATCCGGAGGAAAATATTTCTACGCTGGCAAATAATAAAGTAAAGGAAGAATCGTTATCTGCATTAGAAGTTTTGGGAATCCCGAAACGAATGAGCGAGAAAATTGCAGACCGTATTATCAAACAAAATCCAGCTGTTTCCGTGGAAGAACTGGTAAAACAAATTTTAAAAAATATTTAA